One Halomonas sp. THAF5a genomic region harbors:
- a CDS encoding WecB/TagA/CpsF family glycosyltransferase, translated as MTVFTDTLRHLDATSSRRGLHDFVAPGREALPTTRLFGLPLVNASRAQAVSRIMALATQPARAVVNFVNAHCVNVARTDARYRGHLRQSDLLLPDGSGMRLASRLAGVSLGDNLNGTDLFPMLCERAARQGLSIYLLGGRPGTARRAAEEMQRRFPGLIVAGTQHGYFAADDTPRIIEGINAARPALLFVGFGVPLQEAWIAEHRAVLNAPVALGVGGLFDYYAGNVSRAPALLRRLGGEWLWRLAQEPRRLARRYLLGNVTFMTHAIGQGLAARRPTHVAHAAAKRALDIAISGTALLLLSPLLALIVLAIRGEDGGPALFAQRRIGAQGKPFTMLKFRSMVQDAEARRAELLAKSERDGVCFKMKRDPRITRIGAWLRKTSLDELPQLINVLRGDMSIVGPRPALPDEVVTYAGSSWQRLAGKPGITCTWQVSGRADIPFERQVTMDIEYLGRKSVFHDLALMLRTVPAVLTSRGAY; from the coding sequence ATGACCGTCTTCACCGATACCCTTCGCCACCTCGACGCCACTTCCTCTCGCCGCGGGCTCCATGACTTCGTCGCTCCCGGGCGGGAGGCGCTCCCCACCACTCGCCTCTTCGGGCTGCCGCTGGTGAACGCCTCCCGGGCCCAGGCCGTGTCGCGCATCATGGCGCTGGCCACGCAGCCGGCACGCGCCGTCGTCAACTTCGTCAATGCCCACTGCGTCAACGTGGCCCGCACCGATGCCCGGTATCGCGGTCACCTGCGCCAGTCGGATCTGCTGCTGCCCGACGGGTCGGGCATGCGCCTGGCCTCTCGCCTGGCGGGCGTCTCCCTCGGCGACAACCTCAACGGCACCGACCTCTTCCCGATGCTCTGCGAGCGGGCCGCCAGGCAGGGGCTCTCCATCTACCTGCTGGGCGGCCGTCCCGGCACCGCCCGGCGCGCCGCCGAGGAGATGCAGCGGCGCTTCCCCGGGCTGATCGTGGCCGGTACCCAGCACGGCTACTTCGCGGCCGACGATACCCCGCGAATCATCGAGGGGATCAACGCGGCCCGGCCGGCGCTGCTGTTCGTCGGCTTCGGCGTGCCGCTCCAGGAAGCGTGGATCGCCGAGCATCGCGCGGTCCTCAATGCCCCCGTGGCCCTGGGGGTCGGCGGCCTGTTCGACTACTACGCGGGCAACGTGTCGCGCGCCCCCGCCCTGCTGCGCCGCCTGGGCGGCGAGTGGCTCTGGCGGCTGGCCCAGGAGCCGCGTCGCCTCGCCAGGCGCTACCTGCTGGGCAATGTCACCTTCATGACCCACGCCATCGGCCAGGGCCTCGCCGCGCGCCGGCCCACCCACGTCGCCCATGCCGCCGCCAAGCGAGCGCTGGACATCGCCATCTCCGGCACCGCCCTGCTGCTGCTCTCGCCCCTGCTGGCGCTGATCGTGCTGGCCATTCGCGGCGAGGACGGGGGCCCGGCGCTGTTCGCCCAGCGGCGCATCGGCGCCCAGGGCAAGCCGTTCACGATGCTCAAGTTCCGCTCCATGGTGCAGGACGCCGAGGCGCGCCGCGCCGAGCTGCTGGCCAAGAGCGAGCGCGACGGCGTGTGCTTCAAGATGAAGCGGGACCCGCGCATCACGCGCATCGGGGCCTGGCTGCGCAAGACCTCGCTGGACGAACTGCCGCAGCTGATCAACGTGCTGCGCGGCGACATGTCGATCGTCGGCCCCCGCCCGGCCCTGCCCGACGAGGTGGTGACCTACGCTGGCAGCAGCTGGCAGCGCCTGGCGGGCAAGCCCGGCATCACCTGCACCTGGCAGGTCTCGGGGCGCGCCGACATCCCCTTCGAGCGCCAGGTGACCATGGACATCGAGTACCTGGGCCGGAAATCCGTCTTCCACGACCTGGCGCTGATGCTGCGCACGGTACCGGCGGTGCTGACCAGCCGCGGGGCCTACTGA
- a CDS encoding glycosyltransferase family 4 protein: MTPIRVVHLLDDVAPGGVTQALAIYDHPGLADLVTSRVVQVVPDRPRVPRLEADVILTHFPPRWRALPFLAALRARYPRARLIHVEHSYTGAWEAHCVPHRRRFRTMLRLAYRLFDDLVAVSHGQRAWLEQAVGIPGRRLRVISPWSDVPDLAAITPPDEARRRPLVVGAYGRFAEQKGFDRLIEAFRGLDPERYTLLLGGFGPQEAALKAAAAGLPHVRFVGPVSDRAAFLARCDVIAVPSRWEAFGLVATEARQAARALLVADVDGLPEQLGEAGLRVDFASPSGLQDSLAALSERSLAELGRRARASVAGLTEARLDAWRRLLSADA; encoded by the coding sequence ATGACGCCGATCAGGGTGGTGCACCTGCTGGACGACGTTGCCCCCGGTGGCGTCACCCAGGCCCTGGCGATCTACGACCATCCGGGGCTCGCCGACCTGGTGACCTCGCGGGTGGTCCAGGTGGTGCCAGACCGGCCCCGGGTGCCGCGGCTGGAGGCCGATGTCATCCTGACCCACTTCCCGCCGCGCTGGCGCGCCCTGCCGTTCCTCGCCGCCCTGCGCGCCCGCTACCCGCGTGCGCGCCTGATCCACGTCGAGCACAGCTACACCGGGGCCTGGGAGGCGCACTGCGTGCCTCACCGGCGGCGCTTTCGCACCATGCTGCGTCTCGCCTACCGGCTCTTCGACGACTTGGTGGCGGTCTCCCACGGCCAGCGGGCGTGGCTGGAGCAGGCGGTGGGGATCCCCGGACGCCGCCTCCGCGTGATCTCCCCCTGGAGCGACGTGCCCGACCTGGCGGCGATCACGCCGCCGGACGAGGCGCGCCGGCGGCCGCTGGTGGTCGGCGCCTACGGGCGCTTCGCCGAGCAGAAGGGCTTCGATCGGCTGATCGAGGCCTTCCGGGGGCTCGACCCTGAGCGCTACACGCTGCTGCTGGGTGGTTTCGGCCCTCAGGAGGCGGCCCTCAAGGCCGCCGCGGCGGGCCTGCCCCATGTGCGCTTCGTCGGCCCGGTGTCGGATCGCGCGGCCTTCCTCGCCCGGTGCGACGTCATCGCGGTCCCGTCCCGCTGGGAGGCCTTCGGGCTGGTGGCCACGGAGGCACGCCAGGCGGCGCGGGCCCTGCTGGTGGCCGATGTCGATGGCCTTCCCGAGCAGCTCGGCGAGGCGGGGCTGCGAGTCGACTTCGCCTCCCCGAGCGGACTCCAGGATAGCCTGGCCGCGCTTAGCGAGCGCTCCCTGGCGGAGCTGGGCAGGAGGGCCCGCGCCTCGGTGGCCGGCCTGACCGAGGCGCGCCTCGACGCCTGGCGCCGCCTGCTGAGCGCGGATGCCTGA
- a CDS encoding glycosyltransferase, whose protein sequence is MSHPIFSVVMPVYQVEAFVGEAIASVLEQTFRDFELIIVDDGGSDHSMEICRGFSDERIRIVTQHNRGLAGARNTGIAAARGDYIALLDSDDRWHPTKLALHFIHLRASGEVDVSYAGSRLIDAAGRPLGIEQRPRLTGIKPHHVLMRNPVGNGSAAVIRRSALDRVAFPHPREPERTCWFDESFRQSEDIELWLRMSAGAGCVFEGIEGSLTDYRILGGGLSANMVRQFESWERAIDKARDYAPALLARYGRRARAYQLRYLARRAVQLGDGGFAVSLIGQAFAASPSILLREPLKTLETTLGSLAARWLPRRAFRALAARRLGAGAAA, encoded by the coding sequence ATGAGCCACCCCATCTTCTCCGTCGTGATGCCGGTCTACCAGGTCGAAGCCTTCGTCGGTGAGGCGATCGCCTCCGTGCTGGAACAGACCTTTCGTGATTTCGAGCTCATCATCGTCGACGACGGTGGGAGCGATCACAGCATGGAGATCTGCCGCGGCTTCAGCGATGAGCGGATCCGTATCGTCACCCAGCACAACCGTGGCCTGGCCGGCGCGCGCAACACCGGCATCGCCGCCGCCCGCGGCGACTACATCGCGCTGCTGGACTCCGACGATCGCTGGCACCCCACCAAGCTCGCCCTGCACTTCATCCACCTGCGGGCCAGCGGCGAGGTCGACGTCAGCTATGCCGGCTCGCGGCTGATCGATGCGGCGGGGCGCCCCCTGGGGATCGAGCAGCGGCCGCGCCTGACCGGCATCAAGCCTCACCACGTGCTGATGAGAAATCCCGTGGGCAACGGCTCGGCGGCGGTGATCCGCCGCTCGGCGCTGGATCGTGTCGCCTTCCCTCACCCCCGCGAGCCGGAGCGTACCTGCTGGTTCGACGAGAGCTTCCGCCAGTCCGAGGACATCGAGCTGTGGCTGCGGATGAGCGCCGGCGCGGGCTGCGTCTTCGAGGGCATCGAGGGGAGCCTGACCGACTACCGCATCCTCGGCGGTGGCCTGTCGGCCAACATGGTGCGCCAGTTCGAGAGCTGGGAGCGGGCCATCGACAAGGCGCGCGACTACGCGCCGGCCCTGCTGGCGCGCTACGGCCGCCGCGCCAGGGCCTATCAGCTGCGCTACCTGGCCCGCCGCGCGGTGCAGCTGGGCGACGGCGGCTTCGCGGTGTCGTTGATCGGCCAGGCCTTCGCCGCCAGCCCCTCGATCCTGCTTCGCGAGCCGCTCAAGACGCTGGAAACCACCCTCGGGTCGCTGGCGGCACGCTGGCTGCCGCGCCGGGCCTTCCGGGCGCTGGCGGCGCGCCGTCTCGGTGCCGGAGCCGCGGCATGA
- a CDS encoding glycosyltransferase family A protein, producing MTSPRFSVVIPVYNGGEAIDATLGSVLDQRETDFEVWLVNDGSTDDTLERLTRWQRRDARIHVIDQANGGVARARNAGAAHARGELIAFLDADDLWAPDKLEAHAAFHERHRGVEISYARIAFLHPDDPGLEAARTHSTVPTGALALEQALGENPVCTTSNLVVTRACWQASGGFREGMQHAEDQEWLARVIAGGARAVGLQRVLVGYRLSTGGLSADLPAMYAGWRRLSEEYAEGFDVAAARALYCRYLARRALRAGGSSTQAWGFALEGLKSSPGAFLKDRRRGALTVIGALVSPLLPRAARMRLFA from the coding sequence ATGACGTCGCCAAGATTCTCCGTGGTCATCCCCGTCTACAACGGGGGCGAGGCGATCGATGCGACCCTGGGCAGCGTGCTGGACCAGCGCGAGACGGACTTCGAGGTCTGGCTGGTCAACGACGGCTCGACGGACGACACCCTCGAACGGCTCACTCGCTGGCAGCGGCGCGACGCGCGCATCCATGTCATCGATCAGGCCAACGGCGGCGTGGCCCGCGCCCGCAATGCCGGTGCCGCGCATGCCCGCGGCGAGCTGATCGCCTTTCTCGATGCGGATGACCTGTGGGCGCCTGACAAGCTCGAGGCGCACGCGGCCTTTCACGAGCGGCATCGAGGCGTCGAGATCAGCTATGCCCGGATCGCCTTCCTGCATCCGGACGACCCCGGGCTGGAGGCCGCCCGGACCCACTCGACGGTGCCGACGGGGGCGCTCGCCCTCGAGCAGGCGCTGGGGGAGAACCCGGTCTGCACCACCTCCAACCTGGTGGTCACCCGCGCGTGCTGGCAGGCCAGTGGCGGCTTTCGCGAGGGCATGCAGCACGCCGAGGATCAGGAGTGGCTCGCGCGGGTGATCGCCGGCGGGGCAAGGGCCGTCGGGCTGCAGCGCGTGCTGGTGGGGTACCGGCTCTCCACGGGAGGACTGTCGGCCGATCTGCCCGCCATGTACGCCGGCTGGCGGCGGCTGAGCGAGGAGTATGCCGAGGGCTTCGACGTGGCGGCGGCGCGGGCGCTCTACTGTCGCTACCTGGCGCGCCGTGCGCTGCGCGCCGGCGGCTCCTCCACCCAGGCCTGGGGCTTCGCGCTCGAGGGCCTCAAGAGCTCGCCCGGCGCCTTCCTGAAGGACAGGCGGCGGGGAGCGCTGACCGTGATCGGCGCGCTGGTCAGCCCGCTGCTGCCCAGGGCGGCGCGCATGCGCCTGTTCGCCTAG
- a CDS encoding oligosaccharide flippase family protein, with product MNPAHLIARCRTADIGQLLSGLAAFGGAEVATRLIRIASVVVIARQVSPTIMGVAALALSLFEVVRVLANAGIGQRIIAESPEQLAATCNTAHRLFWVWCLGVSLIQLTLAAVLHAFGMGEIAAMLAVLSGVYLFMPAGLVQVFLLMRDGRFGIIARITAAQAIADQLLTLAFVLLWPSAWAIVLPKLVTAPLWLLLVRRAKAWRPQAAAGLTPWRSFLGFAAGVLVSELVNVGRTQLDKLLVGALFGVQALGIYYFAFNAGLGITTSFITALGQVLFPYISAAQAASSRARRCRQGLWLGLGLFLPVLALQVGLAPWYVPLVFGEQWREAAPLVSVLALGAVPMIFAAVASAWLRAQRRPGVEALLNSVAAAAALGGLTLFAGLGLMASAWAYVIGLALALIPASIHLLSGREGIATLAVFQRASA from the coding sequence ATGAACCCTGCCCACCTGATCGCCCGCTGCCGTACCGCCGATATCGGCCAGCTGCTGAGTGGACTCGCCGCCTTCGGCGGGGCCGAGGTGGCGACGCGGCTCATCCGGATCGCCAGCGTGGTCGTCATCGCCCGGCAGGTCTCGCCGACCATCATGGGCGTTGCCGCCCTGGCGCTGAGCCTGTTCGAGGTGGTGCGGGTGCTGGCCAACGCCGGCATCGGCCAGCGCATCATCGCCGAGTCTCCGGAGCAGCTGGCGGCCACCTGCAACACCGCCCATCGCCTCTTCTGGGTCTGGTGCCTGGGCGTGAGCCTGATCCAGCTCACGCTGGCGGCCGTGCTACACGCCTTCGGCATGGGGGAGATCGCGGCGATGCTGGCGGTGCTCTCCGGGGTCTACCTGTTCATGCCCGCGGGACTGGTCCAGGTCTTTCTGCTGATGCGTGACGGCCGCTTCGGCATCATCGCGCGGATCACCGCCGCTCAGGCCATCGCCGATCAGCTGCTGACGCTCGCCTTCGTGCTGCTGTGGCCCAGCGCCTGGGCCATCGTCCTGCCCAAGCTCGTCACCGCCCCGCTGTGGCTGCTGCTGGTACGCCGGGCCAAGGCCTGGCGGCCGCAGGCGGCGGCCGGGCTGACGCCCTGGCGGTCGTTTCTCGGCTTCGCCGCCGGCGTGCTGGTCTCCGAGCTGGTCAACGTCGGACGCACCCAGCTCGACAAGCTGCTGGTCGGGGCGCTGTTCGGCGTGCAGGCGCTGGGCATCTACTACTTCGCCTTCAACGCCGGCCTCGGCATCACCACGTCCTTCATCACGGCCCTGGGGCAGGTGCTGTTCCCCTACATCAGCGCGGCCCAGGCCGCCTCGAGCCGCGCCCGTCGCTGCCGGCAGGGGCTGTGGCTGGGGCTGGGGCTCTTCCTTCCCGTGCTGGCGCTCCAGGTCGGCCTGGCCCCCTGGTACGTGCCTCTGGTGTTCGGCGAGCAGTGGCGGGAAGCCGCGCCCCTGGTCTCGGTCCTGGCACTGGGCGCGGTGCCGATGATCTTCGCCGCCGTGGCCAGCGCCTGGCTGCGTGCCCAGCGCCGCCCCGGCGTCGAGGCGCTGCTCAACAGCGTCGCCGCGGCCGCGGCGCTGGGCGGGTTGACCCTGTTCGCGGGACTCGGCCTCATGGCATCGGCATGGGCCTACGTGATCGGCCTGGCCCTGGCGCTGATTCCCGCGTCGATCCATCTTCTGTCGGGGCGTGAAGGCATCGCGACCCTGGCCGTTTTCCAGAGGGCCTCCGCATGA
- a CDS encoding response regulator, whose translation MSGSPADAETIRRLERRLRRSEAAREEAEEILERRSRELLRVNDQLMARESELRQRLDRESQYLLRAQRTARIASFHRDRGQRLSTSPEFHRLLGLDPGIRPDEQALLRHIHPLDRERVRRQEAEFYASAAPGVDHGYEFRILRHGETRWMRWNICREDDADGRFKSLFGTVQDITEQRASDRRARALALIADRRVRQLVRLSKELQASRQAVEEAFYAKADFLAAMSHDIRTPLNGLLGMIDLLSLGELNPAQAERLGVAREAAHQLQRHIEEIVDMAHADDGAPGISLQEVELRRYFDGLLQFWRYGHERIGRRLSLELAASAPERLVTDPTRLRQLMDAFIERLGEGSAPIRLIVATEDASLRIDIVSAMDGRVLQERRDRRRALLERWAASIEAVVAPCMAAGVTGFTLRLPLRHEVPNAPREAVPGDAPVPATPLPDRVFGEQARPRLLVVDDIETNRVVLCQMLEVMGCDSDIACDGREAVDKALSEHFDGVLMDILMPRMSGLEAVAELRRHPSLAALPIVAITAHTNREELGELTRQGFSAAMAKPVDRQRLAAILLEQLSGEPGPAADRPPAPSDALEAASSRPAVAETPASAPAVDEAHFQAIFTSLPPARRKMLLQAVVDDIERLVAEVVAAHRLGEREPLQRAAHSLKGVAGNVGAFPLMATVNALRHAEPERAGALLAVLEQQSADAIVRARELFESLPT comes from the coding sequence ATGAGCGGTTCGCCGGCCGATGCCGAGACGATTCGGCGCCTCGAGCGCCGCCTGCGCCGTTCCGAGGCCGCGCGGGAAGAGGCCGAGGAGATCCTCGAGCGCCGCAGCCGCGAACTGCTCCGGGTCAATGACCAGCTCATGGCCCGGGAGAGCGAGCTGCGGCAACGCCTCGACAGGGAGAGCCAGTATCTGCTGCGCGCCCAGCGCACGGCACGCATCGCCAGCTTCCATCGCGATCGCGGTCAGCGACTCTCGACCTCGCCGGAATTTCACCGGCTGCTGGGCCTGGATCCCGGGATCCGGCCCGACGAGCAGGCGCTGCTCCGCCATATCCATCCCCTGGATCGTGAGCGCGTGCGGCGCCAGGAGGCCGAGTTCTATGCCTCCGCCGCGCCCGGGGTCGATCACGGCTATGAATTTCGCATCCTGCGTCACGGCGAGACGCGCTGGATGCGCTGGAACATCTGCCGAGAGGATGACGCCGACGGGCGCTTCAAGTCGCTCTTCGGCACCGTGCAGGACATCACCGAGCAGCGGGCGTCGGATCGCCGGGCCCGGGCGCTGGCGCTGATCGCCGATCGCCGGGTCCGCCAGCTGGTGCGCCTCAGCAAGGAGCTGCAGGCGAGTCGTCAGGCGGTGGAGGAGGCGTTCTACGCCAAGGCCGATTTCCTGGCCGCCATGAGCCACGACATCCGCACGCCGCTCAACGGGCTGCTGGGCATGATCGATCTGCTGTCGCTGGGCGAGCTGAACCCGGCCCAGGCCGAGCGACTCGGCGTGGCCCGTGAGGCGGCCCACCAGCTGCAGCGCCATATCGAAGAGATCGTCGACATGGCCCACGCCGATGACGGGGCGCCGGGGATCTCGCTGCAGGAGGTCGAACTGCGGCGCTACTTCGACGGCCTGCTGCAGTTCTGGCGCTACGGGCACGAGCGCATCGGCCGGCGCCTGTCGCTGGAGCTGGCAGCCTCGGCGCCGGAGCGCCTGGTCACCGACCCCACCCGCCTGCGTCAGCTGATGGATGCCTTCATCGAGCGGCTCGGGGAGGGGAGCGCGCCGATTCGCCTGATCGTCGCGACGGAGGATGCGTCCCTGCGCATCGACATCGTCAGCGCCATGGACGGGCGCGTGCTGCAGGAGCGCCGGGATCGTCGCCGCGCGCTGCTCGAGCGCTGGGCGGCGTCGATCGAGGCCGTCGTCGCGCCCTGCATGGCGGCGGGCGTGACCGGGTTCACGCTGCGTCTCCCGCTGCGCCACGAGGTGCCGAACGCCCCCCGCGAGGCGGTGCCGGGCGATGCGCCCGTGCCGGCCACGCCGCTGCCGGATCGGGTTTTCGGCGAGCAGGCGCGCCCGCGGCTGCTGGTGGTCGACGACATCGAGACGAACCGGGTCGTGCTGTGCCAGATGCTCGAGGTGATGGGGTGCGACAGCGACATCGCCTGCGATGGGCGAGAGGCGGTCGACAAGGCGCTGAGCGAGCACTTCGATGGCGTGCTGATGGATATCCTGATGCCGCGGATGTCGGGGCTCGAGGCGGTCGCGGAGCTGCGTCGCCACCCGTCGCTGGCCGCCTTGCCCATCGTTGCGATCACCGCGCACACCAACCGGGAGGAGCTCGGCGAGCTGACCCGCCAGGGCTTCTCGGCCGCGATGGCCAAGCCGGTGGATCGTCAGCGCCTGGCGGCCATTCTGCTGGAGCAGCTGAGCGGCGAGCCCGGCCCTGCCGCGGATCGCCCCCCGGCCCCCTCCGACGCCCTCGAGGCGGCTTCATCGCGCCCTGCCGTGGCGGAGACGCCGGCCTCGGCTCCTGCCGTGGACGAGGCGCACTTCCAGGCGATCTTCACCTCGCTTCCCCCGGCACGCCGCAAGATGCTGCTCCAGGCGGTCGTCGACGATATCGAACGCCTGGTGGCGGAGGTGGTCGCCGCCCATCGGCTCGGCGAGCGCGAGCCGCTGCAGCGGGCGGCTCATAGCCTCAAGGGCGTCGCCGGGAATGTCGGTGCCTTCCCCCTGATGGCCACGGTCAATGCCCTTCGCCATGCCGAACCCGAGCGGGCAGGTGCCCTGCTGGCGGTGCTGGAACAACAGAGCGCGGACGCGATCGTGCGCGCCCGCGAGCTGTTCGAGTCCCTGCCGACCTGA